A stretch of uncultured Campylobacter sp. DNA encodes these proteins:
- a CDS encoding heavy metal translocating P-type ATPase metal-binding domain-containing protein: MGKFKCAHCRGEFDREALIERGGELFCCEGCAGVYEILNASGLGEFYERLGKTTLNPALSAKNAAQKSQEDLAAIYQNYVKNENGFNKISLIIEGIHCSACIWLNEKVLFAQKGILEVNINSVNNKALIVWDENELNLAQIFALIRSIGYEPYPYDAQAQEHRLAGQRREFYARLLVGIFCTMNIMWLAVAQYGGYFTGMRADVRSIINFAEFILATPVLFYTGSGFFRGAWSALKNKTQNTDSLIVTGTLAAYIFSIYAMFSRQGEVYFDSVAMIITFVFIGKYLEILSKKKAADTLDNLNSLNLNSVSVKNGDEITLKSAQEVRTGELVVVRVGERVLLDGVVVSGAASFDLSSLNGESAPVYLSAKDGENEIKSGSVCVDGTLVYEVGAAFSESVLARIINLLETAAAKKPKIQALADAIAARFSAAITALALATFAFWFWRTGELSAALIVAISVVVISCPCALGLATPVSTLVALGAGFRRGILFKEARIIESLARCDTAVFDKTGTLTSGRLKVGKFTHAGKFDASALFSLVSGSDHPVSRAVGEYLRANFRDLKLLELSGFENIAARGVRAKFDGINLAGGSEKFMRELGLYGGEAVRGTCYFFAADGQIAAVFELEESLKEGAKECVNALKNAGMRVAMLTGDNEYAAKRAAEELGVGETVANALPTDKAAYVERLAQQGRNVLMVGDGINDAAALALSSVAVCMGSGAAVSIAKSDVVLMRDDLASLAAAVGLARKTYRIVRQNLAFSLVYNAVTIPLAMAGYVAPAVAALSMSLSSVAVVLNAMRARSER, from the coding sequence ATGGGCAAATTTAAGTGCGCGCATTGCAGGGGCGAATTTGATCGCGAGGCGCTGATAGAGCGCGGCGGGGAGCTGTTTTGCTGCGAGGGGTGCGCGGGAGTTTACGAGATACTTAACGCAAGCGGGCTTGGCGAGTTTTACGAAAGGCTTGGCAAAACTACGCTAAACCCCGCTCTAAGCGCGAAAAACGCGGCGCAAAAGTCGCAGGAAGACCTCGCGGCTATTTATCAAAACTACGTCAAAAACGAGAACGGGTTTAACAAAATCTCTCTCATCATCGAGGGCATCCACTGTTCGGCTTGCATCTGGCTAAACGAGAAGGTTTTATTTGCGCAGAAGGGAATTTTAGAGGTAAATATAAACTCGGTTAATAACAAAGCCCTCATCGTCTGGGACGAAAACGAGCTAAATTTGGCTCAAATTTTCGCTCTCATCCGCTCCATCGGCTACGAGCCCTACCCCTATGACGCGCAGGCTCAGGAGCACAGACTTGCGGGGCAGAGGCGCGAATTTTACGCTAGGCTGCTTGTGGGGATATTTTGCACGATGAACATCATGTGGCTGGCCGTCGCGCAGTACGGCGGCTACTTCACGGGTATGCGCGCCGACGTGCGCTCTATCATAAATTTCGCTGAATTTATCCTTGCTACGCCGGTGCTTTTTTACACGGGAAGCGGGTTTTTTAGGGGCGCTTGGAGCGCGCTAAAAAACAAAACGCAAAATACGGATAGCCTCATCGTCACGGGCACGCTAGCGGCTTATATTTTCTCGATATACGCGATGTTTTCTAGGCAAGGCGAGGTGTATTTCGACTCGGTCGCGATGATAATCACTTTCGTATTTATCGGTAAATATTTGGAAATCTTGAGTAAGAAAAAGGCCGCCGACACGCTCGATAATCTAAACTCGTTAAATTTAAACTCAGTTAGCGTCAAAAACGGCGACGAGATAACGCTAAAAAGCGCGCAGGAGGTGCGCACGGGCGAACTCGTGGTAGTGAGAGTCGGCGAGCGCGTGCTACTTGACGGCGTCGTAGTAAGCGGCGCGGCGAGCTTTGATCTATCTAGCCTTAACGGCGAGAGCGCGCCTGTTTATCTTAGCGCAAAAGATGGCGAAAACGAGATAAAAAGCGGCTCGGTGTGCGTGGACGGCACCCTGGTTTATGAGGTCGGCGCCGCCTTTAGCGAGTCTGTGCTGGCCCGTATCATAAACTTGCTAGAAACCGCCGCAGCCAAAAAGCCTAAAATTCAGGCGCTTGCAGATGCTATCGCGGCGAGGTTTTCGGCCGCTATCACGGCGCTCGCGCTAGCGACGTTTGCGTTTTGGTTCTGGCGCACGGGCGAGCTCTCCGCCGCGCTCATCGTCGCGATCTCGGTCGTGGTGATCTCGTGCCCCTGCGCGCTGGGTCTTGCTACGCCCGTTAGCACGCTCGTTGCGCTTGGGGCGGGCTTTAGGCGCGGGATACTTTTTAAAGAAGCGCGCATCATCGAAAGTCTAGCCAGGTGCGATACGGCCGTGTTTGATAAGACCGGCACGCTCACGTCGGGGCGGCTTAAGGTGGGTAAATTTACGCACGCGGGCAAATTTGACGCTAGCGCGCTTTTTTCGCTGGTTAGCGGCTCGGATCATCCCGTTAGCCGCGCCGTTGGCGAGTATTTGCGCGCAAATTTTAGGGATTTAAAACTTTTAGAGTTAAGCGGCTTTGAAAACATCGCAGCGCGCGGGGTAAGGGCTAAATTTGACGGCATAAATCTAGCCGGCGGGAGCGAAAAATTTATGCGCGAGCTGGGGCTTTATGGCGGCGAAGCTGTGCGCGGGACTTGCTATTTTTTCGCCGCTGACGGACAGATCGCAGCGGTATTTGAGCTAGAGGAGAGCCTAAAAGAGGGCGCCAAAGAGTGCGTAAACGCGCTAAAAAACGCTGGCATGCGCGTGGCGATGCTAACGGGCGATAACGAATACGCCGCAAAGCGCGCGGCAGAGGAGCTAGGCGTGGGCGAAACGGTCGCAAACGCTCTGCCCACGGACAAGGCTGCCTACGTAGAGAGACTGGCGCAGCAGGGGCGAAACGTGCTGATGGTAGGTGACGGGATCAACGACGCTGCCGCGCTCGCGCTATCAAGCGTGGCCGTATGTATGGGTAGTGGAGCGGCCGTGAGTATCGCAAAAAGCGACGTAGTGCTGATGAGAGATGACCTCGCCTCGCTCGCGGCTGCGGTTGGGCTCGCGCGTAAAACCTACCGCATCGTGCGGCAAAATTTGGCCTTTTCGCTCGTTTATAACGCCGTGACGATACCACTGGCGATGGCCGGCTACGTAGCGCCTGCCGTGGCTGCGCTATCGATGTCGCTAAGCTCGGTCGCGGTCGTGCTAAACGCGATGCGGGCTAGGAGCGAGCGATGA
- the ccoS gene encoding cbb3-type cytochrome oxidase assembly protein CcoS gives MSGAVVAMMIGVSTLLGACGLAALLWGLKTRQFDDERKFLDGTKFDDEDALNDAYELELRRKEKGYKPPE, from the coding sequence ATGAGCGGGGCGGTCGTAGCGATGATGATCGGCGTCTCGACGCTGCTTGGCGCGTGCGGGCTGGCGGCGCTGCTGTGGGGGCTTAAAACCAGGCAGTTTGACGACGAGCGAAAGTTTTTGGACGGGACGAAATTTGACGACGAAGACGCGCTAAACGACGCCTATGAGCTAGAGCTGCGCCGTAAAGAAAAGGGCTATAAGCCGCCGGAGTGA